Within Psychrobacter sp. AH5, the genomic segment AAAACCGTCGGTGCGGCGGGGTTAGCTTAGTCCATTTACCTAACCGCTGATACAAAGCATCGTATCAAGTAAAGGTATTACCTAAGAAACCCCTACCTCTTTAGGTAGCGGGTAGTTCATGCAGTTGCTAACTATGGTTTCCCCAATATCGTTTATAGATTTTAAGAGTTACAGCTTACGTTTAGGTGTACTCGCGCTCCCTATCTTAATCACTCAGTTTTGCCAAGCTGCCTTAGGTGTAGTTGATGCCATCATGGCCGGACGCGTCTCAGCACTTGATTTGGCAGCTGTCGCTGTCGGCTCTGGCATTTGGCTGCCGTTGTTTTTATTAGCGACTGGCATTTTGATCGCTACTACGCCGCTGATTGGTGAAGCCGTAGGTCAAAATAAAAACGAGCAAGTACCGCATATCACTCAGCAATCGCTTTGGACAGCTGGGGTCATCGGTATTATTGGTTTTATAATTGTCAATCTTATGCCCAGTATATTGCCAGTGATGGGCGTCCCTGAAAATATCCAACCTATCGCCGCGCAGTATTTGCATGGCGTGTCTTTTGGCTTTCCGGCGATGGCTGTTTATGCGGTGCTGCGTAGTTATTGCGAGGCTTTAGGCCGACCTGAGCCTGTGACTGTCATCAGTATTATTGGTTTACTCGCCGATATTCCATTGAACTATATTTTTATTCATGGGCTGTTTGGGATGCCGGAGATGGGCGGTGCAGGCTGCGGGGTAGCGACTGCTATAGTGCTATGGATTACAGTACTGTTATTGGCAGCTTATACCGCTTTTACTAAACGTCAGCAATTTGCCAGTACGCGTTTTTTCCTTGGTTTTAGTGCGCCCAATCGGG encodes:
- a CDS encoding MATE family efflux transporter, which encodes MVSPISFIDFKSYSLRLGVLALPILITQFCQAALGVVDAIMAGRVSALDLAAVAVGSGIWLPLFLLATGILIATTPLIGEAVGQNKNEQVPHITQQSLWTAGVIGIIGFIIVNLMPSILPVMGVPENIQPIAAQYLHGVSFGFPAMAVYAVLRSYCEALGRPEPVTVISIIGLLADIPLNYIFIHGLFGMPEMGGAGCGVATAIVLWITVLLLAAYTAFTKRQQFASTRFFLGFSAPNRVQITKLLRLGIPIGVSIFFEASLFSLGALVISPLGEIATASHQVALSVTGQLFMIPISVAMALTIMVSNRYGERNLLALRHVQVTGLIWTILIAITCMLGIWFFRPQVAAAFTDNLEVRAQAMHLLIFALAYQLFDGWQVNVAGILRGMQDTTIPMWVTLFCYWIVALPLGIYLVRYTDTGAQGFWMALIAGLFLASILLTIRLRYQQKRLALQWS